Part of the Deinococcus arcticus genome is shown below.
ACCCGCGCCTGGCCACCATGCACACCGCCGAGCGGGGGCTGGACCTGGCGTTTCTGGCCCGCCTGATTGAGGGCGGCGAGCTGCGTGTGCCGGTGGACCGGGTGTTTGCCCTGGACGACATTGCCGCCGCCCACCGCTACGCCGAGGGCGACGAGGTGCGCGGCAAGGTGGTGGTGGCGGTGGCCGAAGGGTAAGGACGTTGCACCTCACGTTACGACTTTGCAGGAGAGCACCGCAAAGTCTCCACTCCCGGTGCAACGTACTTTTTTCGATACTCGCTCCGCTCGGTTGATCTAAAGATCAACAGCGAGCTACTTAGCTGCCGCTCAGTAAGGGCCCTGTCCGCCTGCCTTCAGCGCGTAGTGCACCCGGCGCAGCGCCACCGCCTGCGCCCGCGAGAGGGGCAGGCCCCGGGCCAGCCGGTCCAGGGCGCGGGCGTGCAGGGCCAGCCGGTGTGGGGCGTCGGTGTCCAGGGTGGGCATGTACTCGAACGTGACCGCTGGCCCCAGAGCATCGACCAGGGCGTCCAGGCGTTCGAGCGACGGCGACTGGCGCCGCCCCCGGTGAATCAGCGCCTCGGCATAGCGGCGCACGTGGAACTTGTGGTCACTCTGCACCTGAAACCGCGCGTAGCCCAGGGCGCGGGCGTGGGTCAGGGCCATGCGGATGGCCTCGCGTTCGGCCAGCCCCTCGTGGCCCCGGGTATCACGCAGCACGGCCGCGTAGGGGGTTGCGCCCAGCAGGTAGCCCAGGCTCAGGGAACCGTCCCCCTTGTCGGCACTGCCATCGGTGCGGATGAGCACGGTGCCGGTGGCGTGCGGGTGATGCGTCTTCAGTGCATTCTGCGCCGCCGCGTCCAGGGGGTGCCCAGCCGCCAGCCGCGCCAGGGCCCCGGCCAGTGTAGCCGCCTGCCGGGCGCGGTCCTCTTCCCCTGCTCCTGGCACCAGCGCCCGGAAGTCCAGCGCCGCCGCGTGCCGGGCCGCCAGTGCGGCGGCGCCCAGGTTCACGGGGCCCGGCACACCGTAGGGCACCCCGTCCAGCACGTAGCCCGCGCCATCCGGGATCTCGGCCGCGCAGAGGGTGGCCCGCTGGTGGCGAGGGACGGTCACCAGGGCTGCACCCGGTAGTCTTTCAGGAACACGCCGGCCAGGGGCCGCCCAGGCTCGTTCAGGCCGCTGAACATGGGATCGCACAGCCGGGCCGCTGCGTCGTCCAGGTCCAGCGGCAGCCGGAAGCCCTGGGCCGCCATGCGCTCTTGCTGGGGATGCGGCTCCTGGTGCGATACCCAGCCGGGGTCCACGCTGGTCATGTAAATGCCCTCGCGCGCCAGCCGTGGCCCGCTGGTGCGGGTCAGCATGTTCAGCGCCGCCTTGGCCATGTTGGTGTGGGGGTGGCGGTCACTCTTGTCAGCCCGTGAAAACTGTCCCTCCACAGCGCTCACGTTCACGATAAAGCGCCGCTCGAACGGCGAGCGCCGCAGAAGAGGCAGCAGGCCGCTGCACAGCAGGTAGGGCGCGGTGGTGTTCACCAGCTGCACCTCTAGCAATTCGCGGGCCTCGACCTCCTCCAGCCGGGCCGTCCAGCTGTTGTGGGGGCGCAGGTCCAGGGCGTGACCATGCCGGTTCAGGGGCTCGGGTGGGGCGAACAGTGAAGGGGCAGCAGAACTGTCTGGCAAGCTGGGCGCAGGCCACGCGATCCTCAGGGCCAGCCGGGGACCGGGCAGGGCCTGCCGCTCCCCCTGCAGCAGCGCGGCATAGAAGCTGGGCGGCCGCGCGATGGTCTGCGCGGCGTTGTTGATCAGCAGGTCCAGGTGGGGCTGGGTGCGGCTCAGTTCCTCTATAAACGCCTGCACCGCGCGCAGATCCCGCAGGTCCAGGCCGTACAGGGTCAGCAGGCCCTGCCACTCGGCGGCGTCTGGCTCCTGGGTAAATCGCCGCGCTGCGTCCTGTGGAAAGCGGGTGGTCACGATGACCTGGGCCCCACTGCGTAGCAGCCGCAGGGCTGCCGCGTGCCCAATGTTTACCCGGCCACCGGTCAGCAGGGCCACCCGGCCGCTCAGGTCGGCGCGTGCATGCCGCTTGCGGTGGTTCAGCTGACCGCACGGGGCGCACAGGGCCGGATTGCCCGCGTCGGCCAGCCCAAAGGTTTGCCGGCACATGTAGCAGCGCCGCCCAGAGTCCGGCTTTGGCGGTGGGTGCCGGGCGGCCTCTTCTGCCTGCCGGGCGTGCTTGCGCCCCAGGCGATTCACACCAGCCACCAGCGTGCGGAAGGCGGGCTGATCATCGGCCAGGGCCGGATTGCGCAACACGGCTTGAAGCACGCGCTGCGCTGTTTGCCAGTCAAGGGGGGTCAGATCGGGGTCCATAGGTCAAAGAGAGGTGGAGGTGGACACCGCTTTATGAAAACGGGCCACCTCCGCTGTCCGGGACGGAATTGAACCGCCGACCTCCTGCGTGACAGGCAGGCACTCTTCCACTGAGCTACCGGACCTCTGCAGTGTAGCGGGCCCGGGTCGCCTGCGGCGCTCGTTTGCCCAAAAGGTGGGAGCCGCATCACCTTGGCAAGGTGGGCGGCCCCCGGCGTTCAGAGCGGACTCGAACCGCCGACCCCTCGCTTGCAAAGCGAGTGCTCTTCCCCTGAGCTACCGAACAGCTTCATTTTACCCCTGCCCCTCCACCTGCGTGGCCTGAATGGCGGTCAGGGCGATGGTGTACACGATGTCGTCCACCAGCGCGCCGCGTGAGAGGTCGTTCACGGGCTTGCGCAGGCCCTGAAGCATGGGGCCCACCGCCACCACGCCGGCGGCGCGCTGCACAGCCTTGTAGGTGGTGTTGCCGGTGTTCAGGTCCGGGAAGATAAACACGGTGGCGCGCCCGGCCACCGGACTGCCCGGGGCCTTTTGCTGGCCCACCGAGAGCACGCTGGCCGCGTCGTACTGCATGGGGCCGTCCACCACGAGGTCGGGCCGCCGCTCACGCACCAGCGCCGTGGCCGCCTTGACCTTCTCCACGTCCTCGCCACTGCCGGATTCTCCGGTGGAGTACGACAGCATGGCCACCCGGGGCGTAATTCCGAACGCGCGGGCGCTGTCGGCGCTCTGAATGGCAATATCGGCCAGCTCCTCGGCGCCCGGGTTGGGGTTGATGGCGGCGTCGCCGTACACCAGCACCTGTTCAGGCATCAGCATGAAGAACACCGAACTCACCAGCCCGGCGCCCGGCGCGGTCTTGATGAGTTGCAGCGCCGGGCGCACCGTGTTGGCGGTGGTGTGAATGGCGCCCGACACCAGCCCGTCTACCTCGCCCAGCGCCAGCATCATGGTGCCCAGCACCACGGTGTCTTCCAGCTGCGCCTCGGCCTGCGGGGCCGTCAGCCCCTTGTTCCTGCGCAGCTCAACCATGGGCGCCACGTACTGCTGGCGAATGCTTTCCGGGTCCAGGATCTCCAGACCCTCCGGTAAGGTCAGGCCCTGGCCCTCGGCCACCTGCCGCACCCGGTCGGGCTTGGCCAGCAGCACGCAGCGGGCAATGCCCTTTTCGGTGCAGCGAATGGCGGCCTTCACGGTGCGGGGCTCATCGCCCTCGGGCAGCACAATGCGTTTACCGGCCGCGCGCGCCTTCTGAATCAGCTCGTAGCGAAAGGCGCTGGGGGGCAGGCGCCGCTCGCCACTGCTGACCGGGGCCCGCAGGCGGGTGCCCAGCGGCACCGTATCCAGCCGGTCGGCGATGAACTCCAGAATGCGCTCCATGCGGCTCAGGTCGTCGTGCGGCACCCGCGCGTCCAGCCGCGAGAGGCGCGAAGCGGTCTGAAACGAATTCGTCTCCACCCGCAGCACCGGCAGCGTGCTGCCCAGCGCGGCGCGGCACAGCCGCTCAATAGAGGCTTCGGGCGCGCTGCCCGAGGTGAACATCAGCCCCGCCAGCGGCACCCCGCTGAGGTGCGACAGGGCAGCGGCCATGATCACGTCCTCGCGGTCCCCGGGCGTGACCACCAGGGCCCCGGGCACAAACAGGTGCGCCATCTTGGGGACCGTGCGCGCCGTGACCACGGTGCTCGTCACGCGGCGCAGGGTCGCCTCGCCCTCGTTGATCACCTCGGCCCCCAGGTGCCGGGCCACGTCCAGGGTGCGCGGGGCCGTGAGGTCGGCCGAACTGGACACCACGCCCAGCAGCGGCAATTCCCCGCTGGCCAGCACGCGGCTGCGCGAGCGCAGTTCGGCCATCAGGGTGCCGTAGTCCAGCGCGGGCGGCGCAAAATTCAGCACGTACCCGCTGAGGCCGCTGCCGTCACTGCGGCGGTAGCCCTGCGCGGTGATTTCCAGTTCGTCGGCCAGTTCCCCGGCGCCCACCCCGGCCAGGCTGGAGACCAGCACCGTATCAGCTTCCAGATTGCGCGCAA
Proteins encoded:
- a CDS encoding SDR family NAD(P)-dependent oxidoreductase, producing the protein MDPDLTPLDWQTAQRVLQAVLRNPALADDQPAFRTLVAGVNRLGRKHARQAEEAARHPPPKPDSGRRCYMCRQTFGLADAGNPALCAPCGQLNHRKRHARADLSGRVALLTGGRVNIGHAAALRLLRSGAQVIVTTRFPQDAARRFTQEPDAAEWQGLLTLYGLDLRDLRAVQAFIEELSRTQPHLDLLINNAAQTIARPPSFYAALLQGERQALPGPRLALRIAWPAPSLPDSSAAPSLFAPPEPLNRHGHALDLRPHNSWTARLEEVEARELLEVQLVNTTAPYLLCSGLLPLLRRSPFERRFIVNVSAVEGQFSRADKSDRHPHTNMAKAALNMLTRTSGPRLAREGIYMTSVDPGWVSHQEPHPQQERMAAQGFRLPLDLDDAAARLCDPMFSGLNEPGRPLAGVFLKDYRVQPW
- the pta gene encoding phosphate acetyltransferase — translated: MKTLFVAPTRNGVGLTSTALGLTRALERQGLKVAFLKPIAQTHEPRTDDSVHFARTLAHLNTPDPIALTLAEEQLSHGAEEELMESVVALAREATAGGADVLVAEGLALTERNPYASALNASLARNLEADTVLVSSLAGVGAGELADELEITAQGYRRSDGSGLSGYVLNFAPPALDYGTLMAELRSRSRVLASGELPLLGVVSSSADLTAPRTLDVARHLGAEVINEGEATLRRVTSTVVTARTVPKMAHLFVPGALVVTPGDREDVIMAAALSHLSGVPLAGLMFTSGSAPEASIERLCRAALGSTLPVLRVETNSFQTASRLSRLDARVPHDDLSRMERILEFIADRLDTVPLGTRLRAPVSSGERRLPPSAFRYELIQKARAAGKRIVLPEGDEPRTVKAAIRCTEKGIARCVLLAKPDRVRQVAEGQGLTLPEGLEILDPESIRQQYVAPMVELRRNKGLTAPQAEAQLEDTVVLGTMMLALGEVDGLVSGAIHTTANTVRPALQLIKTAPGAGLVSSVFFMLMPEQVLVYGDAAINPNPGAEELADIAIQSADSARAFGITPRVAMLSYSTGESGSGEDVEKVKAATALVRERRPDLVVDGPMQYDAASVLSVGQQKAPGSPVAGRATVFIFPDLNTGNTTYKAVQRAAGVVAVGPMLQGLRKPVNDLSRGALVDDIVYTIALTAIQATQVEGQG